A genomic region of Chaetodon auriga isolate fChaAug3 chromosome 11, fChaAug3.hap1, whole genome shotgun sequence contains the following coding sequences:
- the znf503 gene encoding zinc finger protein 503: MITSPSASALKNSDICVAWESSSSRNSSSASINKPFLHSAPPSDPLRQANRLPIKVLKMLTARSGHILHPEYLQPLPSTPVSPIELDAKKSPLALLAQTCSQIGKPDPPPSSKLSSVTSNGSSEKESKSGPLKLSDIGVDDKSSFKPYSKPSDKKDSSSGVSSGEKSGFRVPSATCQPFTPRTGSPHSSTSASPMPSDGKCGDRDEKKESDCNKNGTTDGSGTTSHSRISVSCGGINVEVNQHQETTPGTKTSSSSESPSVTSVSSASVLGSGLVAPVSPYKPGQTVFPLPPAGMTYPGSLAGAYAGYPQHFLPHGGSLVNAQLASSLGCSKAGSSPLAGASPPSIMSASLCRDPYCLSYHCASHLAGAASASCTHDSAAAAAANALKSSYPLMYPTHPIHGVHSSAPSFSGHPLYPYGFMLPNDPLPHVCNWVSANGPCDKRFSTSEELLNHLRTHTAFTGAEKLISGYPGSSSLASAAAAAMACHMHMPPSGAPGSPGTLALRSPHHALGLSSRYHPYSKSPLPTPGAPVPVPAATGPYYSPYALYGQRLTTASALGYQ; the protein is encoded by the exons ATGATCACGTCGCCCTCGGCGTCTGCCCTGAAAAATAGTGATATTTGTGTAGCCTGGGAAAGCAGCAGTTCTCGGAATAGCAGCTCAGCGAGCATCAACAAGCCTTTTCTCCACTCCGCACCTCCGTCTGATCCACTACGGCAAGCGAACCGACTTCCCATCAAGGTCTTGAAAATGCTTACCGCACGGTCGGGACACATTTTGCACCCGGAGTACCTGCAGCCTTTGCCTTCTACTCCGGTTAGTCCCATAGAG CTAGATGCCAAGAAAAGTCCGTTGGCTCTGCTGGCGCAGACCTGCTCTCAGATCGGCAAACCGGACCCACCGCCCTCCTCCAAATTATCCTCCGTAACATCAAATGGATCTAGTGAGAAGGAATCTAAATCTGGTCCTTTGAAATTGAGTGACATCGGTGTGGATGACAAATCTAGCTTCAAACCTTATTCTAAACCTTCAGATAAAAAGGACTCGTCTTCGGGCGTCTCAAGCGGAGAGAAGTCTGGTTTCCGAGTGCCGAGCGCCACCTGCCAGCCGTTTACGCCGCGGACAGGCAGCCCCCACTCCAGCACTTCAGCCTCTCCCATGCCATCAGATGGGAAATGTGGGGACagggatgaaaagaaagagtCTGATTGCAATAAAAATGGCACTACGGACGGCTCTGGCACCACGAGCCACAGCAGGATAAGCGTGAGTTGTGGTGGAATTAACGTGGAGGTCAACCAACACCAGGAGACGACGCCTGGCACTAAAACCTCCTCCAGCTCGGAGTCCCCATCTGTAACTTCTGTATCATCCGCATCCGTTCTCGGGTCAGGACTTGTGGCGCCGGTTTCTCCTTACAAACCGGGGCAGACAGTTTTCCCTTTGCCGCCTGCTGGCATGACATACCCGGGCAGCTTGGCTGGGGCCTATGCTGGTTACCCTCAACACTTCCTGCCCCACGGAGGGAGCTTGGTAAACGCACAGCTGGCTAGTTCTCTGGGCTGCAGTAAGGCTGGATCCAGCCCTTTGGCTGGGGCTTCTCCACCGTCCATCATGTCAGCCAGCCTGTGCAGAGACCCGTACTGCCTCAGTTACCATTGTGCCAGCCACTTAGCGGGCGCAGCCAGTGCTTCCTGCACGCACgattctgcagctgcagcggccGCTAACGCCCTCAAATCCAGCTACCCACTAATGTACCCGACACATCCCATACATGGCGTTCATTCCTCGGCGCCGTCATTTAGCGGACACCCCCTGTACCCTTACGGTTTCATGCTCCCCAACGACCCTCTCCCTCATGTTTGTAATTGGGTGTCGGCAAATGGACCGTGCGACAAGCGCTTCTCCACCTCAGAAGAGCTCCTGAAtcacctgaggacacacactgcTTTTACTGGGGCGGAGAAGTTGATATCTGGTTATCCCGGATCTTCATCACTGGCCAGCGCTGCAGCAGCGGCCATGGCCTGCCATATGCACATGCCACCGTCAGGAGCACCCGGGAGCCCCGGAACTTTGGCTTTAAGGAGCCCGCATCACGCGTTAGGACTCAGTAGCCGCTACCATCCCTACTCCAAAAGCCCCCTGCCAACCCCTGGTGCCCCTGTTCCCGTCCCCGCTGCCACCGGCCCTTACTACTCCCCTTATGCACTGTACGGTCAGAGACTCACTACAGCATCAGCGCTTGGATaccagtga